From a region of the Tateyamaria omphalii genome:
- a CDS encoding GMC family oxidoreductase: MATRTLPKTDVVIVGGGWTGLTAAYELAHAGQRCVVLERGQNRHTATSFAGPEEHDELKYALRHGHMQDLKKETLTFRNNRDQQALPMRRLGSFLPGTGLGGAGIHWNGQIWRPLPSDLEMRSHYEDRYGSQFIPDDLTIQDWGVTYDELEPHLDFFERICGAAGYAGNLNGETRAGGNVFEGQRSADYPNPAMKQPISNTLFGKAAEKLGYNPFPMPSANVTQAYENPYGAQLHPCTYCGFCERFGCGYFAKADPIICVYDRIKDHDNFEIRFEAQVLRVEKSEDGQTATGVTYLGEDGVEVFQPADTVCLNAYGLWNVHLMLVSDLGKPYDPATRTGVVGRNYAYQTVAAVDAFFDSDVITNPFMGAGALGVVVDDFNGDNFDHAELGFLGGGYIACKQYNGRPISYQPTPEGTPAWGGDWKRAVRENYNHHGDLVIHGSSVSTHENYLDLDPTWTDAYGRPLLRMTFNFPDNDRKMGDYVMNRAVEIAQEMDNVTSVSSVNMAAKGKDYSIVPYQTTHNAGGAVMGTDPTTSVVNRFGQMWDHHNVFVFGACLFPQNPGYNPTGPLMGLAYWTLDHMKTDYLSNPRPLMDA, translated from the coding sequence ATGGCCACCCGCACGCTTCCCAAAACGGATGTTGTCATTGTCGGCGGCGGCTGGACCGGCCTGACGGCGGCCTATGAACTGGCCCATGCCGGTCAACGCTGCGTCGTGCTGGAACGCGGGCAAAACCGCCATACGGCGACGTCCTTTGCCGGGCCCGAGGAACATGACGAATTGAAATATGCGCTGCGTCACGGCCATATGCAGGACCTCAAGAAGGAAACGCTGACCTTCCGCAACAACCGCGATCAGCAGGCGTTGCCGATGCGGCGGTTGGGATCGTTCCTGCCAGGCACGGGCCTGGGCGGCGCGGGCATCCACTGGAACGGGCAGATCTGGCGGCCCCTGCCATCGGACCTGGAAATGCGCAGCCATTACGAAGACCGGTATGGCAGCCAGTTCATCCCGGACGACCTGACCATTCAGGACTGGGGCGTGACCTATGACGAACTTGAACCGCATCTGGATTTCTTCGAACGGATCTGCGGCGCCGCCGGATACGCGGGCAACCTGAACGGCGAGACACGAGCGGGCGGCAACGTGTTCGAAGGCCAGCGCAGCGCCGACTATCCGAACCCGGCCATGAAACAGCCCATTTCCAACACGCTGTTCGGCAAGGCCGCGGAAAAGCTGGGGTACAACCCGTTTCCGATGCCTTCGGCCAACGTCACGCAAGCCTATGAAAACCCCTATGGCGCGCAGCTGCATCCCTGCACCTATTGCGGGTTCTGCGAACGCTTTGGCTGCGGGTATTTCGCCAAGGCCGACCCGATCATTTGCGTCTATGACCGGATCAAGGACCACGACAATTTCGAGATCCGGTTCGAGGCACAGGTCCTGCGGGTGGAGAAGTCGGAAGACGGACAGACCGCAACCGGCGTGACCTATCTGGGCGAAGACGGGGTAGAGGTATTCCAGCCCGCAGACACCGTCTGCTTGAATGCCTACGGCTTGTGGAACGTGCATCTGATGCTCGTCTCCGACCTGGGCAAGCCATACGACCCCGCCACGCGCACAGGGGTCGTCGGGCGCAATTACGCTTATCAAACCGTCGCGGCGGTCGATGCGTTTTTCGACTCCGATGTGATCACCAACCCATTCATGGGGGCCGGTGCGCTGGGCGTTGTGGTCGACGATTTCAATGGTGACAATTTCGACCACGCCGAGTTGGGATTTCTGGGGGGCGGCTATATCGCGTGCAAGCAATACAACGGTCGCCCCATCAGCTACCAGCCCACACCCGAAGGGACGCCCGCATGGGGGGGCGACTGGAAACGCGCGGTGCGCGAGAATTACAACCATCACGGTGATCTGGTCATTCACGGCTCGTCCGTGTCCACGCACGAAAACTACCTCGACCTTGATCCGACATGGACGGATGCGTATGGAAGGCCGCTGCTGCGGATGACGTTCAACTTCCCCGACAACGACCGGAAGATGGGCGATTACGTGATGAACCGCGCGGTCGAGATCGCGCAGGAAATGGATAACGTTACCTCTGTGTCCAGCGTCAACATGGCGGCGAAGGGCAAGGATTATTCCATCGTGCCCTACCAGACGACGCACAATGCGGGCGGGGCGGTTATGGGCACCGATCCGACCACCAGCGTTGTGAACCGCTTTGGCCAGATGTGGGATCACCACAATGTTTTCGTCTTTGGCGCGTGCCTGTTTCCGCAAAACCCCGGCTACAACCCCACGGGGCCGCTTATGGGGCTGGCCTATTGGACGCTGGATCACATGAAGACCGACTACCTGTCCAACCCCCGCCCGCTGATGGACGCCTGA
- a CDS encoding c-type cytochrome, giving the protein MTRRHYIAGGVATALSIVIVAPLVAIAQNRAEQPGIGALEANLQDERVLFNATVNEPVDDDLLELGRLVAMGGAERGGSGMACITCHGANGMGDGSGAFPRLAGQAGWYTYKQLIDYASGARPNQVMSGISQRLTEREMEAVSAYYAAIDAPYHEPAGNVDVALLQWGGQLGAAGSAEKGIPACVNCHGPSGTGNPPSVPYLAGQDASYMTYQLQLWRDGVRDNDSMNVMSSIASKMTDEDMRAVSEYYARVRPTDHMADTAPRSVDTPAIAD; this is encoded by the coding sequence ATGACCCGAAGACACTATATCGCTGGCGGCGTCGCCACTGCGCTTTCGATCGTGATTGTCGCCCCGCTGGTCGCCATCGCCCAGAACCGGGCAGAGCAGCCGGGCATCGGCGCGCTTGAGGCGAACCTCCAGGACGAGCGCGTTCTGTTCAATGCGACGGTGAATGAACCGGTCGATGACGATCTGCTGGAACTGGGCCGCCTTGTCGCCATGGGCGGCGCGGAACGCGGCGGTTCGGGCATGGCCTGCATCACCTGCCACGGGGCCAACGGTATGGGCGACGGGTCGGGCGCCTTTCCCCGGCTGGCGGGGCAGGCGGGCTGGTACACTTACAAGCAGCTGATCGACTACGCCTCGGGCGCGCGCCCCAATCAGGTGATGTCCGGCATCTCCCAACGGCTGACCGAACGCGAGATGGAAGCCGTCAGCGCCTATTACGCGGCCATCGACGCGCCCTATCACGAACCCGCGGGCAATGTGGACGTGGCCCTGCTGCAATGGGGCGGCCAGCTGGGCGCTGCCGGGTCGGCGGAAAAGGGCATTCCGGCCTGCGTGAACTGCCACGGCCCGTCGGGCACCGGCAATCCACCTTCGGTGCCGTATCTTGCCGGGCAAGACGCCAGCTACATGACCTACCAGCTTCAGCTGTGGCGCGACGGCGTACGCGACAATGATTCCATGAACGTCATGTCCTCCATCGCGTCCAAGATGACGGACGAGGACATGCGCGCCGTGTCCGAATACTACGCCCGCGTGCGTCCAACCGACCATATGGCCGACACCGCGCCACGGTCTGTCGACACGCCTGCGATTGCCGACTGA
- a CDS encoding c-type cytochrome, translated as MSRRRTYVVATVLVALSCAAMGWAAVRPGDGIGHRTWVAAGDALRHVGDWYRSGPADRQPDWDAASLALQGADASRGPDLMIAHGCGSCHVIPGVSGARGTVGPSLAGLRHRSYVAGVLPNDPGSLVRWLMNPTVHAPQTAMPDLGVTERQARDMAAYLYTLRGG; from the coding sequence ATGTCGCGCAGGCGCACATATGTCGTGGCGACCGTTCTGGTGGCCTTGTCCTGTGCCGCGATGGGGTGGGCTGCGGTCCGTCCCGGTGACGGCATCGGCCACCGCACATGGGTGGCGGCGGGCGATGCCTTGCGCCATGTCGGCGACTGGTATCGCAGCGGTCCCGCAGACCGCCAACCGGACTGGGACGCGGCAAGCCTTGCCCTGCAGGGCGCCGATGCGTCGCGCGGGCCTGACCTGATGATCGCCCATGGCTGCGGGTCGTGTCACGTCATCCCCGGCGTGTCCGGTGCGCGCGGCACGGTCGGTCCGTCGCTCGCCGGTCTGCGGCACCGGTCCTATGTCGCGGGCGTGCTGCCCAATGACCCCGGATCACTGGTGCGCTGGCTGATGAACCCCACCGTGCACGCGCCGCAAACCGCGATGCCCGACCTTGGCGTGACCGAACGCCAGGCGCGCGACATGGCGGCCTATCTCTACACGCTTAGGGGCGGATAA
- the coxB gene encoding cytochrome c oxidase subunit II has product MEPQDHTPSTLDMYGSQSALNPVGLGADLTLDLTVAMTIGFGIVFVGVMGIVWLAWRRDRPAGRWWVWSGGIVLPIAAILVLMTASTAILVASTRADDRALVIDVTGHQFWWDIVYDPGGIALRDANELVLPAGRAVTLRLRSNDVIHSFWVPSISGKMDMIPGRVNTLTIRPDTPGRYRGQCAEFCGLSHPRMAFEVVVLAPDDFDRWLVETQGEARDAAKPELLDGKQVFIDYGCAACHEIRGVAEGGRLGPDLTRVGGRAALGAGMWRMNQGNLAGWIADVGDMKPGAQMPSYNHLSGPELRAVSAYLASLK; this is encoded by the coding sequence ATGGAGCCGCAGGATCACACGCCGTCGACCCTCGATATGTACGGCTCGCAATCCGCGCTGAACCCCGTGGGCCTTGGCGCGGACCTGACACTGGATTTGACCGTGGCGATGACCATCGGTTTCGGCATCGTCTTTGTCGGGGTCATGGGCATCGTCTGGCTGGCCTGGCGACGTGACCGGCCTGCCGGCCGCTGGTGGGTCTGGTCAGGCGGCATCGTGCTGCCCATCGCAGCCATCCTTGTCCTGATGACCGCCTCGACCGCGATCCTGGTGGCCAGCACCCGCGCCGACGACCGGGCGCTGGTGATCGACGTCACCGGCCATCAATTCTGGTGGGACATTGTCTATGACCCCGGCGGCATCGCCCTGCGCGACGCCAACGAACTGGTGCTGCCCGCGGGCCGTGCCGTGACGCTGCGCCTGCGGTCCAACGATGTGATCCACTCGTTCTGGGTGCCCAGCATCTCAGGGAAAATGGACATGATCCCGGGCCGCGTGAACACGCTCACGATCCGCCCGGACACGCCCGGACGCTACCGCGGCCAATGCGCCGAGTTCTGCGGGCTCAGCCACCCCCGCATGGCGTTCGAGGTAGTCGTACTGGCACCGGACGACTTCGACCGCTGGCTGGTCGAGACGCAGGGCGAGGCGCGCGACGCGGCCAAGCCGGAACTGCTGGACGGCAAACAGGTGTTCATCGACTACGGCTGTGCGGCCTGCCATGAAATTCGCGGCGTGGCGGAGGGCGGGCGTCTCGGCCCCGACCTGACGCGCGTGGGCGGGCGCGCAGCGCTTGGCGCGGGCATGTGGCGCATGAACCAGGGCAACCTCGCGGGCTGGATCGCCGATGTGGGCGACATGAAACCGGGCGCGCAAATGCCCAGCTACAACCACCTCAGCGGGCCGGAACTGCGCGCCGTCTCCGCCTATCTGGCGAGCCTGAAATGA
- the ctaD gene encoding cytochrome c oxidase subunit I, translated as MTDTPFDPTPVPPPRNDAYDVAPKGEPDKDFEEIWATPPGARVLSSVSHRVVGKRFLITGFIFFLIAGVLALLVRLQLIVPENTFLDSETYNQVFTMHGTIMMFLFAIPMLEGFAVYLIPLMIGARDLVFPRLGAFGYYCYLFGGIIVLSSFIFDAAPAGGWFMYVPLSTSQYTEGLSADFWLIGITLAEIASVTAAVEIIAAILCSRAPGMSLTKMPILMWYLLVTAFMIAIGFPPLIIGSILLEAERLLGLPFFDISVGGDPLLWQHLFWLFGHPEVYIIFLPAAGMVATMLPVFVGKPLFGYGFAVAAVVTMGFLSFGLWAHHMFATGLPVMSLSLFSAASTMVAVPTGVQIFCFIATLSLARPRLTVPMLFILGFLFIFVLGGLTGVMLAAVPFNLQAHDSYFVVAHLHYVLIGGFVFPMFAALYYWVPHFTGRMMSDTLGKWAFWLMFGGFNLAFFMMHLTGLRGMPRRIATYPEGIGWDRLNMLSTIGAFILAAGVAVFIWDFFRHQRKGRAAGRDPWGAATLEWLYPTNAPGYNFRAIPEIRSREPLWDQPELTQGDPAQIDGALRAYPDHRRETIGSDPVSGAPIQILRLPHPTWMPLVSAFGLAVLFAATLASLYWLSAIGALVALAGLTGWVWEPSDSGVTRDIGIRDGLRLPVNAVSRSSHLHVGTVGTILILFALYASLLFAGLYLWNVKPNFAEATQRPAQTFALLSFGLAVVMFALSWMAGRTALLQGPRALGLVANVLLALTVLGLGLCLFLALLPVDPYSTAFAAVGWAIGAFVGALLAVTLYWSLFNALRKLVGAVRPGQGLPDLLLGSFGKATATMAAMTALAYLVAGSPQ; from the coding sequence ATGACCGACACCCCGTTTGATCCGACCCCCGTGCCGCCCCCGCGCAACGACGCCTATGACGTGGCCCCCAAGGGCGAGCCGGACAAGGATTTCGAGGAGATCTGGGCCACGCCACCGGGCGCGCGCGTGCTGTCATCGGTCAGCCACCGCGTCGTGGGCAAGCGGTTCCTGATCACCGGCTTCATCTTTTTCCTGATCGCGGGCGTGTTGGCCCTGCTGGTCCGCCTGCAGCTGATCGTGCCTGAAAACACCTTTCTCGACAGCGAGACCTACAACCAGGTCTTCACCATGCACGGCACGATCATGATGTTCCTCTTCGCGATCCCCATGCTCGAAGGGTTCGCGGTCTATCTGATCCCGCTGATGATCGGCGCGCGCGACCTCGTGTTCCCCCGCCTTGGTGCGTTCGGATATTACTGCTACCTCTTCGGCGGCATCATCGTGCTGTCGTCCTTCATCTTCGATGCGGCCCCGGCGGGCGGGTGGTTCATGTATGTGCCCCTGTCCACCAGCCAGTACACCGAAGGGCTGAGCGCCGATTTCTGGCTGATCGGCATCACCCTGGCCGAGATTGCGTCCGTCACCGCCGCCGTGGAAATCATCGCCGCCATCCTGTGTTCCCGCGCCCCGGGGATGAGCCTGACGAAGATGCCGATCCTGATGTGGTATCTGCTGGTCACCGCCTTCATGATCGCCATCGGCTTTCCGCCCCTCATCATCGGCTCGATCCTGCTGGAGGCCGAGCGGCTGCTTGGCCTGCCGTTCTTCGACATCTCGGTCGGGGGCGATCCGCTGCTGTGGCAGCACCTCTTTTGGCTCTTCGGCCACCCCGAGGTCTACATCATCTTCCTGCCCGCCGCCGGGATGGTCGCCACGATGCTGCCGGTGTTCGTGGGCAAGCCGCTTTTTGGCTACGGTTTTGCGGTGGCGGCGGTCGTCACGATGGGTTTTCTCAGCTTCGGGCTCTGGGCGCACCACATGTTCGCGACCGGGCTGCCTGTGATGTCGCTGTCGCTGTTTTCTGCCGCATCCACCATGGTTGCGGTGCCCACGGGGGTGCAGATCTTCTGCTTCATCGCGACGCTGTCATTGGCGCGGCCCCGGCTGACGGTGCCGATGCTGTTCATCCTGGGCTTTCTGTTCATCTTTGTTCTGGGCGGCCTGACGGGCGTGATGCTGGCGGCGGTGCCGTTCAACTTGCAGGCGCATGACAGTTACTTTGTCGTGGCGCATCTGCACTACGTGCTGATCGGCGGCTTTGTCTTTCCGATGTTCGCAGCGCTTTACTATTGGGTGCCGCATTTCACGGGCCGCATGATGTCCGACACGTTAGGCAAATGGGCGTTCTGGCTGATGTTCGGGGGCTTCAACCTTGCCTTCTTCATGATGCACCTGACGGGGCTGCGCGGGATGCCACGGCGCATCGCGACCTATCCCGAAGGGATTGGGTGGGACCGGCTGAACATGCTGTCCACCATCGGCGCCTTCATCCTGGCCGCCGGGGTTGCGGTGTTCATCTGGGACTTCTTCCGCCACCAGCGCAAGGGGCGCGCGGCGGGGCGCGACCCGTGGGGGGCGGCCACGCTCGAATGGCTTTACCCGACAAATGCGCCCGGCTACAACTTCCGCGCCATCCCCGAGATCCGGTCGCGCGAACCGCTCTGGGACCAACCCGAACTGACGCAAGGCGACCCGGCGCAGATCGACGGCGCATTGCGCGCCTATCCCGATCACCGGCGCGAGACGATCGGCTCTGATCCCGTCAGTGGCGCGCCCATTCAAATCCTGCGCCTGCCGCATCCGACATGGATGCCGCTGGTGTCCGCCTTTGGTCTTGCCGTCCTCTTCGCTGCCACGCTGGCCTCGCTGTATTGGCTGTCGGCCATCGGTGCGCTGGTGGCCCTGGCGGGTCTGACCGGCTGGGTGTGGGAGCCGTCGGACAGCGGCGTCACCCGTGATATCGGTATCCGCGACGGCCTGCGCCTGCCGGTGAATGCCGTCAGCCGGTCCAGCCACCTGCATGTGGGGACGGTGGGCACGATCCTGATCCTGTTCGCACTCTACGCGTCACTCCTGTTCGCGGGCCTCTACCTGTGGAACGTCAAACCCAACTTTGCCGAGGCCACGCAGCGCCCTGCGCAAACCTTCGCCCTGCTGTCCTTCGGACTTGCCGTGGTGATGTTTGCGCTCAGCTGGATGGCCGGGCGCACGGCACTGTTGCAGGGGCCGCGCGCGCTGGGGCTGGTGGCGAATGTGCTGCTGGCGCTGACGGTGCTGGGCTTGGGCCTGTGCCTGTTCCTCGCGCTGCTGCCGGTCGATCCTTACAGCACGGCCTTTGCTGCCGTCGGTTGGGCGATTGGAGCATTCGTGGGCGCGCTGCTGGCCGTGACGCTTTATTGGTCGCTGTTCAATGCGCTGCGCAAACTGGTGGGGGCGGTGCGCCCCGGTCAGGGACTGCCCGATCTGCTGCTGGGATCCTTCGGCAAGGCAACGGCGACCATGGCGGCGATGACGGCGCTGGCCTATCTGGTCGCGGGGTCGCCGCAATGA
- a CDS encoding cytochrome c oxidase assembly protein, with product MDPYTPFCGTPPIPTELLTRWTFDPVLIAGLLVALGAGLAWAPDRRRFATAWALVAFLFVSPLCAASMALFSARVAQHILLTLVAAPLLAAALPKTRVSPVGAAAAFAGLFWMWHAPGPYQATLESDLVYWSMHISLFAAATLMFATMRAAPEKAVLAAALTGAQLTVFAALLTLSPSPWHGWHALTTVPYGLSALADQQLAGALMWVAGGGLFMAMIAHLTWRFLRETSAGHR from the coding sequence ATGGATCCCTACACCCCGTTCTGCGGCACACCGCCGATCCCGACCGAGCTGCTGACGCGGTGGACCTTCGATCCGGTGCTGATCGCGGGCCTGCTGGTCGCGTTGGGGGCGGGGTTGGCATGGGCACCCGACAGACGGCGGTTTGCCACGGCGTGGGCGCTGGTGGCGTTCCTGTTCGTCTCGCCGCTATGTGCCGCGTCCATGGCGCTGTTTTCCGCCCGCGTGGCGCAACACATCCTGCTGACGCTTGTGGCGGCCCCGCTGCTGGCGGCGGCCCTGCCGAAGACACGGGTTTCACCCGTCGGGGCGGCGGCGGCCTTTGCCGGGCTCTTCTGGATGTGGCACGCGCCCGGCCCATATCAGGCGACGCTGGAAAGCGACCTGGTCTACTGGTCCATGCATATCAGCCTGTTCGCCGCAGCAACGCTGATGTTCGCCACGATGCGCGCCGCCCCGGAAAAGGCGGTGCTGGCCGCTGCGCTGACGGGGGCGCAACTGACGGTGTTCGCGGCCCTTCTGACGCTGTCGCCCAGCCCGTGGCACGGTTGGCACGCGCTGACGACGGTGCCCTATGGCCTGTCGGCGCTGGCCGATCAGCAACTGGCGGGCGCGCTGATGTGGGTGGCGGGCGGTGGCCTGTTCATGGCGATGATCGCGCATCTGACATGGCGCTTTCTGCGTGAGACAAGCGCCGGTCACCGCTAG
- a CDS encoding NAD-dependent succinate-semialdehyde dehydrogenase, with the protein MTAFSTINPATETKLAGYDLMSPDAAFDKIQKCHAAFLDWRQKSHTERAPYLRDIAKVLRSKADEYANLMTEETGKLLRDGKTEVELCAQIFEYTAEHGPDMLADEERQHGADGKQGFVAYCPIGVIYSIQPWNFPVYQPTRVLASNLMAGNGVILKHASICTGSGLMLRDICLEAGLPEGLFDVLIIDHDTSDAVIEHKLIRGVTMTGSDGGGRHIGQVAAKNLKKTVLELGSNDAYLVLEDADIELAVKTCVQGRLFNNGETCVSAKRFVVTEAVYDDFIGAFVEQMRAIELGDPKDEDTQLGPLSSEEQFDTICEQVAESVKGGAEILCGGEAPDRTGQYYPATVLVNCLPGTPAHDDEIFGPVAAVIKAKDDEDAMRIANDSRYGLGGGIFTRDEEKARKLARDHFDTGMVRINSFGAADPNMPFGGVKDSGFGREHGGFGMKEFVNVKAIYMP; encoded by the coding sequence ATGACGGCGTTTTCGACGATCAATCCTGCGACTGAAACCAAACTGGCGGGTTATGACCTGATGTCGCCCGATGCGGCCTTTGACAAAATCCAAAAGTGCCACGCGGCGTTTCTGGACTGGCGACAGAAAAGCCATACCGAACGCGCACCCTATCTGCGCGACATCGCAAAGGTATTGCGCAGCAAGGCGGATGAATACGCCAACCTGATGACCGAAGAAACCGGCAAGCTGTTGCGCGACGGCAAGACCGAGGTGGAACTCTGCGCGCAGATTTTCGAATACACGGCCGAGCATGGCCCCGACATGTTGGCCGATGAAGAACGTCAGCATGGCGCGGACGGCAAGCAGGGGTTCGTGGCCTATTGCCCGATCGGGGTGATCTACAGCATACAACCGTGGAATTTCCCGGTCTACCAGCCCACCCGCGTGCTTGCGTCCAACTTGATGGCGGGCAACGGCGTCATCCTGAAACATGCCTCGATCTGCACGGGCAGTGGCCTCATGCTGCGCGACATCTGTCTCGAAGCTGGCCTGCCCGAAGGGTTGTTTGATGTGCTGATCATTGATCACGACACGTCGGATGCGGTCATCGAACACAAGCTGATCCGCGGTGTGACCATGACGGGCAGCGACGGCGGCGGCCGCCATATCGGTCAGGTTGCCGCGAAGAACCTCAAGAAGACGGTGTTGGAGCTTGGATCCAACGACGCCTATCTCGTCCTGGAAGACGCCGACATCGAATTGGCCGTGAAAACCTGCGTCCAGGGCCGTCTGTTCAACAATGGCGAAACCTGTGTGTCCGCCAAACGCTTTGTCGTGACCGAAGCGGTGTATGATGATTTCATCGGTGCCTTTGTCGAACAGATGCGCGCGATCGAACTTGGCGATCCAAAGGACGAGGATACGCAACTGGGCCCGCTTTCGAGCGAGGAACAGTTCGACACGATCTGTGAGCAGGTCGCCGAAAGCGTCAAAGGTGGCGCGGAAATCCTGTGTGGCGGCGAAGCGCCTGACCGGACGGGTCAGTACTATCCCGCGACCGTGCTGGTGAATTGCCTGCCCGGAACACCGGCCCATGATGACGAGATTTTTGGCCCCGTCGCCGCGGTCATCAAGGCCAAGGACGATGAAGACGCAATGCGCATCGCCAACGACAGCCGCTATGGGCTGGGCGGCGGTATCTTTACCCGCGACGAAGAAAAGGCGCGCAAGCTGGCCCGCGATCATTTCGACACCGGCATGGTGCGGATCAACTCGTTTGGTGCGGCGGACCCAAACATGCCCTTCGGGGGGGTGAAGGACTCCGGTTTCGGGCGCGAGCATGGCGGCTTTGGCATGAAGGAATTCGTCAACGTCAAGGCGATCTACATGCCCTGA
- a CDS encoding glutathione S-transferase family protein, which translates to MITIHCLAYSRAIRLIWLMEDLGQPYDLVRYERTDAFRAPQALRDVHPLGKSPVIEDGDLRLAESASCLRYLTGKFDDDTHAPDPGTAAYAQHEEMLDYVESSFAAACMNVLLPAMKGEDIAENARDTLQMHLSYIAQTLPDHGLLFGEKASLADIQMSYLLANLAATGFLADAPRIETYWNDLQKQDGYIAATKVAGPMAPDL; encoded by the coding sequence GTGATCACCATCCATTGCCTCGCCTACTCCCGCGCCATTCGGCTGATCTGGCTGATGGAGGATCTGGGCCAGCCCTACGATCTGGTCCGATACGAACGGACCGATGCCTTTCGCGCACCGCAAGCGTTGCGCGACGTCCATCCGCTGGGAAAATCGCCGGTCATCGAGGATGGCGATCTGCGTCTGGCCGAGTCAGCAAGTTGCCTGCGGTATCTCACGGGAAAATTCGACGATGACACCCACGCGCCGGACCCGGGGACGGCTGCGTATGCACAGCACGAAGAAATGCTGGACTACGTCGAAAGTTCGTTCGCCGCAGCCTGTATGAACGTGCTGCTGCCAGCCATGAAAGGCGAGGACATCGCCGAAAACGCGCGGGATACCCTGCAGATGCACCTGAGCTATATCGCGCAAACCCTGCCTGATCACGGCCTGCTCTTTGGTGAAAAAGCGTCCCTCGCAGACATCCAGATGTCCTACCTTCTGGCAAACCTCGCCGCGACTGGCTTTCTGGCCGACGCGCCCCGCATCGAAACCTATTGGAACGACCTGCAAAAACAGGACGGCTACATCGCCGCAACAAAAGTGGCCGGACCGATGGCCCCCGATCTCTGA
- a CDS encoding SDR family oxidoreductase produces the protein MKILVAGATGATGTRLMNTLVSEGHAPIALVRESSDTSKLPDQAETRMADLADLQDGVCDGCEAVIFAAGSGGDTSADMTDKIDRDGAISLIDHASKSGVSRFVMLSSVGADDPDPSTDMGHYLKAKHDADEYLKGSGLTYAIVRPVALTDEDGSGDMKFGDDVDPKAKAARGDVARVLADAVTSDAWVGKTLLMQSA, from the coding sequence ATGAAAATTCTTGTCGCAGGCGCCACCGGCGCCACCGGTACACGCCTTATGAACACACTCGTATCAGAGGGGCACGCCCCCATCGCCCTGGTGCGCGAAAGCTCTGACACCAGCAAACTGCCGGATCAGGCTGAGACGCGCATGGCCGACCTTGCGGACCTTCAGGACGGCGTGTGCGACGGGTGTGAGGCGGTGATCTTTGCCGCCGGATCAGGTGGCGACACCAGCGCGGACATGACCGACAAGATTGATCGCGACGGCGCGATCAGCTTGATTGACCACGCCTCCAAGTCGGGCGTGTCCCGCTTTGTCATGCTCAGCAGCGTCGGCGCGGATGATCCTGATCCCAGCACCGACATGGGCCATTACCTGAAGGCGAAACATGACGCCGACGAATACCTCAAGGGATCTGGCCTGACCTATGCCATCGTGCGCCCCGTCGCGCTGACCGACGAGGATGGCAGCGGCGACATGAAGTTCGGCGACGATGTTGACCCAAAGGCCAAAGCCGCCCGCGGCGATGTCGCGCGCGTTCTGGCCGATGCCGTCACAAGCGACGCGTGGGTCGGCAAGACCCTTTTGATGCAGTCGGCCTGA
- a CDS encoding lactoylglutathione lyase family protein, whose product MLPTPRSFSHIGLSVPDLDAAVKFYAEVLGFYTIMPPTDVTEDDSDIGVMCTDVFGAGWGHLRIAHLATADRIGLELFEFDGNSAPQDNLAFRKHGTFHFAIQDPDLEGLLARILAAGGKQRMPVREYFPDKKPYRMVYVEDPFGIVFEIYSHSYELTYSAGAYA is encoded by the coding sequence ATGTTGCCCACGCCACGCAGTTTTTCACATATCGGTCTTTCCGTTCCGGATCTTGACGCCGCCGTCAAATTCTATGCTGAGGTCCTTGGGTTCTACACGATCATGCCGCCGACGGACGTCACAGAGGACGACAGCGATATCGGTGTGATGTGCACCGATGTCTTTGGCGCGGGCTGGGGGCATTTACGGATTGCACATTTGGCCACGGCTGATCGGATCGGACTGGAGCTGTTCGAATTCGACGGCAATTCGGCCCCACAGGACAATCTGGCGTTCCGCAAGCATGGCACGTTCCACTTTGCCATTCAGGACCCCGACCTTGAAGGGTTGCTGGCCAGAATTCTGGCCGCCGGCGGTAAGCAACGGATGCCCGTGCGCGAATATTTTCCCGACAAAAAGCCATATCGGATGGTCTATGTCGAAGATCCGTTCGGCATCGTCTTTGAAATTTACAGCCACAGCTATGAGTTGACCTATTCGGCGGGCGCTTACGCCTGA